The following are encoded together in the Aminivibrio pyruvatiphilus genome:
- a CDS encoding TOTE conflict system archaeo-eukaryotic primase domain-containing protein: MGLHERDNGVNGRGELRILREENARLKELLTRHGISWEVPVASEPASGPLESPQTRTPLTAGEKIALFRQLFRGREDVFPKRWESARGTSGYSPACANEWKPGICDKPRVKCAACARRELMPVTDQVVYDHLAGKQTIGVYPLLTDDSCFFLAVDFDGSDWREDAGAFMKSCRELGIPVALEISRSGNGAHAWFFFSENIPAREARQLGEVLISHTCDRTRQLSLASYDRLFPNQDTLPKGGFGNLIALPLQKHPRELGRSVFVDERLIPYPDQWGFLASVSSMTRRDVEDSISRAGGRQHLLDVSFASGEENDKPWQSPAPVAAKIAGPLPESLTLVLANQIYIPKAGLPQPLANRLIRLAAFRNPEFYKAQAMRMPVWNKPRLIGCAENYPQHIGLPRGCLDGVLDLLRENGIHPVIREERLTGRDVAVTFTGTLRSDQESAVGEMLKYEVGVLCAPTAFGKTVAAASLIARRGISTLVLVHRTELLRQWQGRLENFLEFQKGSIGVIGGGKKKPSGMIDIAVMQSLSRREDLTDFLDQYGQIIVDECHHLSAFSFERILKQAKAKYVMGLTATPIRRDGHQPIIFMQCGQIRYNAARPESAPQKLEVWSKALITPGIPENSPIQEVFRVLVNDAARNRQIAEDISAAYREGRKILVLTERTDHLPLLLEEVGKDVEHCFVLHGRMSKKQRTSVLKELDSLDESSPRILLATGRLIGEGFDHPPLDSLMLAMPISWKGTLQQYAGRLHREHAGKSDVRIYDYAETNHLQLARMWEKRRRGYRSMGYEIKSREEG; encoded by the coding sequence ATGGGCCTGCATGAAAGGGACAACGGGGTGAACGGTCGGGGCGAACTGCGGATACTCCGGGAGGAGAACGCCCGGCTCAAGGAGCTGTTGACCCGGCACGGCATCTCCTGGGAAGTGCCGGTTGCCTCTGAACCCGCTTCTGGACCATTGGAATCCCCTCAAACCAGGACACCTCTCACCGCCGGGGAAAAAATAGCCCTTTTCCGCCAGTTGTTTCGGGGGCGGGAGGATGTTTTTCCCAAGCGCTGGGAGTCTGCCAGGGGTACGTCCGGCTATTCTCCTGCTTGCGCAAATGAGTGGAAGCCCGGAATCTGCGATAAACCCCGGGTGAAATGTGCAGCCTGTGCCCGGCGCGAGCTGATGCCGGTGACTGACCAGGTGGTGTACGACCACCTGGCCGGGAAACAGACCATCGGGGTCTATCCGCTCCTTACTGATGACAGTTGCTTTTTTCTGGCTGTAGATTTTGATGGATCAGACTGGCGGGAAGATGCCGGAGCCTTCATGAAATCCTGCCGGGAGCTGGGGATTCCGGTGGCGCTGGAAATCTCACGCTCAGGCAACGGCGCGCATGCCTGGTTCTTTTTTTCCGAGAATATTCCGGCCCGTGAGGCCCGTCAGCTCGGTGAGGTACTGATAAGCCATACCTGTGATCGTACCCGGCAATTGTCTCTTGCCAGTTATGATCGCCTCTTTCCCAATCAGGACACTTTGCCGAAAGGCGGCTTCGGCAACCTGATCGCGCTGCCCTTGCAGAAACACCCCAGAGAACTGGGGCGCAGCGTATTCGTGGATGAACGACTTATCCCCTATCCGGACCAATGGGGGTTTCTGGCATCCGTTTCTTCAATGACAAGGCGGGATGTGGAAGACTCCATTTCCCGGGCAGGCGGCAGACAGCACCTTCTTGATGTATCCTTTGCTTCCGGCGAAGAAAACGACAAACCCTGGCAAAGCCCCGCACCAGTGGCTGCAAAAATCGCCGGACCGCTTCCGGAATCTCTGACATTGGTGCTGGCAAACCAGATCTATATCCCCAAAGCCGGCCTGCCCCAGCCTTTGGCCAATCGTCTGATCCGGCTCGCGGCTTTCCGGAATCCTGAGTTCTACAAGGCCCAGGCCATGCGAATGCCGGTATGGAACAAACCTCGACTCATAGGCTGTGCTGAGAATTACCCGCAGCATATCGGCTTGCCGCGAGGTTGTCTCGATGGAGTTCTGGACCTGCTGCGGGAGAACGGCATCCATCCGGTGATTCGGGAGGAACGCCTGACTGGACGGGACGTGGCTGTCACATTCACGGGCACTTTGAGAAGCGATCAGGAATCAGCGGTGGGGGAGATGCTCAAATATGAAGTCGGTGTCCTCTGCGCACCGACGGCTTTCGGTAAGACAGTCGCGGCCGCGTCTTTGATCGCCCGGCGGGGGATCAGTACATTGGTTCTTGTTCACCGCACAGAGCTCCTGAGGCAGTGGCAGGGGCGGCTGGAAAACTTTCTTGAGTTTCAGAAGGGAAGTATTGGGGTTATCGGAGGTGGCAAAAAGAAACCCTCCGGTATGATAGACATTGCCGTCATGCAGTCCCTCTCCCGCCGTGAAGACTTGACTGATTTTCTGGATCAGTATGGTCAGATCATCGTCGACGAATGCCATCATTTGTCGGCCTTCTCTTTTGAAAGGATTCTCAAACAGGCCAAGGCGAAATATGTGATGGGGTTGACGGCGACGCCTATACGCCGCGACGGCCATCAGCCCATAATTTTTATGCAGTGCGGCCAGATCCGCTACAATGCCGCAAGGCCCGAATCAGCTCCGCAAAAACTGGAAGTCTGGTCGAAGGCCCTGATTACCCCCGGTATACCAGAGAACTCACCGATACAGGAGGTTTTTCGTGTCCTCGTCAACGACGCCGCCCGTAACAGGCAGATAGCGGAAGATATTTCTGCAGCATATCGGGAAGGCCGAAAAATTCTTGTACTAACCGAACGGACGGACCATCTGCCTCTTTTGCTGGAGGAGGTGGGAAAGGATGTTGAGCATTGTTTCGTGCTGCACGGCCGTATGTCGAAGAAACAGCGGACATCCGTGCTCAAGGAATTGGATTCGTTGGATGAATCCTCGCCGAGGATACTGCTTGCCACCGGACGCCTGATCGGTGAAGGCTTTGACCATCCTCCGCTTGATTCGCTGATGCTGGCGATGCCGATCTCATGGAAAGGAACCTTGCAGCAATACGCCGGACGCCTGCACAGGGAGCATGCAGGCAAGAGCGATGTCCGCATCTACGATTATGCCGAGACGAATCATCTTCAGCTGGCCCGTATGTGGGAAAAGCGCAGGCGAGGGTACCGGTCGATGGGGTATGAAATCAAAAGCCGTGAAGAGGGATAG
- a CDS encoding flavodoxin family protein — MKAIAVNGSPRKTWNTAILLEHALAGTAKKGAETELVHLYDHDFKGCVSCFACKKIGGKSYGRCAVNDGLTPILEKAAGADILLLGTPVYFGSETGEMRSFLERLLFPFLTYTPDYASIFPGRLRIGLVYTMNIPEQSLHSFGYDKTFAATQRTLSRIFGNCELLLSTDTYQFSDYSEYLSTCFDAEAKKKRREDVFPEDCRRAFELGEKLAAAAKG, encoded by the coding sequence ATGAAAGCGATCGCAGTCAACGGCAGTCCCAGAAAAACATGGAATACGGCAATACTGCTCGAGCACGCCCTGGCGGGAACCGCAAAAAAGGGCGCCGAAACCGAGCTGGTGCACCTCTACGACCACGACTTCAAAGGGTGCGTCAGTTGCTTCGCCTGCAAAAAAATCGGCGGGAAAAGCTACGGCCGGTGTGCCGTCAACGACGGGCTGACCCCCATCCTGGAAAAAGCCGCCGGGGCGGACATTCTTCTCCTGGGAACCCCGGTGTACTTCGGCTCCGAAACCGGTGAAATGAGGTCATTTTTGGAGCGCCTCCTCTTCCCGTTTCTCACCTACACCCCCGACTACGCTTCCATTTTCCCCGGCAGGCTCCGGATCGGGCTGGTCTACACCATGAACATCCCCGAACAGTCCCTGCACTCCTTCGGCTACGACAAAACCTTCGCCGCGACTCAGAGAACCCTGAGCCGGATTTTCGGGAACTGTGAACTTCTGCTGTCAACGGACACCTATCAGTTCAGCGACTATTCGGAGTATCTTTCCACCTGCTTTGACGCCGAAGCGAAGAAAAAGCGCCGCGAGGACGTCTTCCCCGAGGACTGCAGACGCGCGTTCGAACTGGGGGAAAAACTGGCCGCAGCCGCGAAGGGGTAG
- a CDS encoding ATP-binding protein, which translates to MDRTAMESLKQWKTRENKKPLLIRGARQVGKTWLMKEFGRKEYAETVYVNFDGNRQMKELFSPDFDVDRILIGLELYSGKRILPGETLLVFDEVQEAPDALASLKYFSENAPRHHILCAGSLLGVALHPETSFPVGKVEFLDLYPLSYTEFLRALGKERFADVLKKGDFALASTFAQTYTDLLKYYYFVGGMPEAVSHFSQTMDFSGTREIQQRILSAYEQDFSKHAPNDTVPRIRMLWNSIPSQLARENRKFMYGLIREGARAKEYEMAMLWLADCGLVHKVHRVSGAALPLKAYADLRAFKLFFSDVGLLSCMAGLSQATLVDGNVLFREFKRALTEQYVLQQLKAAEGMDVFYWSSEKGTAEVDFLFEAGGDIVPLEVKAEVNLQAKSLKTFREKYRPKISVRTSMVPWKKEDWLLNLPLYAVQYIREAIGG; encoded by the coding sequence ATGGACAGAACTGCAATGGAATCGCTGAAGCAGTGGAAAACCAGGGAGAACAAAAAGCCGCTTCTTATCCGCGGAGCCCGGCAGGTGGGAAAGACCTGGCTGATGAAGGAGTTCGGACGGAAAGAGTACGCCGAAACCGTCTATGTCAATTTTGACGGCAACCGGCAGATGAAGGAGCTTTTCTCCCCTGATTTCGACGTGGACCGTATCCTCATCGGCCTTGAACTCTACTCGGGGAAAAGAATTCTTCCCGGTGAAACCCTTCTCGTCTTCGACGAAGTCCAGGAAGCCCCCGACGCCCTCGCTTCACTGAAGTATTTCAGTGAAAACGCCCCCCGGCATCACATCCTGTGCGCCGGCTCTCTTCTCGGTGTGGCCCTTCACCCGGAAACCTCCTTTCCCGTGGGGAAAGTGGAGTTCCTCGACCTGTACCCCCTTTCTTACACCGAGTTTCTTCGTGCCCTTGGAAAAGAGCGATTTGCGGACGTACTAAAAAAAGGGGATTTCGCTCTTGCCTCCACGTTCGCTCAAACCTACACCGATCTGCTGAAGTATTACTACTTCGTAGGAGGCATGCCTGAAGCGGTGTCTCACTTCTCCCAGACCATGGATTTCTCCGGGACAAGGGAGATCCAACAACGGATCCTGTCCGCCTACGAGCAGGACTTTTCAAAGCACGCGCCCAATGATACCGTTCCCCGGATCAGAATGCTCTGGAACAGCATCCCCTCTCAGCTCGCCAGGGAGAACCGGAAGTTCATGTACGGATTGATCCGCGAGGGAGCCCGCGCGAAAGAATACGAAATGGCCATGCTCTGGCTTGCCGACTGCGGGCTTGTCCACAAGGTCCACCGGGTGAGCGGTGCGGCACTCCCCCTGAAAGCCTATGCAGACCTCAGGGCGTTTAAGCTCTTCTTTTCCGATGTAGGGCTTTTATCCTGCATGGCGGGGCTTTCACAGGCTACCCTGGTGGATGGAAACGTTCTTTTCCGGGAGTTCAAGAGAGCGCTGACGGAGCAATATGTCCTCCAGCAGCTGAAAGCCGCTGAAGGTATGGACGTATTCTACTGGTCAAGCGAAAAGGGAACTGCGGAAGTGGACTTTCTTTTCGAAGCCGGCGGGGATATCGTTCCCTTGGAAGTGAAGGCCGAGGTGAACCTTCAGGCAAAAAGCCTGAAGACTTTCCGTGAGAAGTACAGGCCGAAAATATCAGTGCGGACGTCAATGGTGCCATGGAAAAAGGAGGACTGGCTTCTGAACCTGCCGTTGTATGCGGTGCAATACATCAGGGAAGCTATCGGGGGATGA
- a CDS encoding exonuclease SbcCD subunit D C-terminal domain-containing protein, whose protein sequence is MPEMRILHTSDWHLGRTLYGRKRYEEYEAFLEWLAQAIRDNGIDVLVVAGDVFDTTAPGNRAQELYYRFLRRAGSLGCRHVVVVSGNHDSPSFLDAPKELLKALEVHVTGSPSGNPEDEVLVLRDGQGVPELIVCAVPHLRDRDIRTAEAGESIGDKERKLLEGIREHYAAVAACAEEKRRELGSAIPILATGHLFAAGGRTVEGDGVRELYVGSLAHVDAAVFPSCFDYVALGHLHVPQKVNGSETVRYSGSPLPMGFGEAKQQKSVCVADFRGKDASVRLLTVPVFQQLEQIRGDWDLISGRIFELAYQGSQAWLEVVYDGDEILGDLRERLEEAVGNTSMEVLRVRNTRAVERALAQTMEEETLDDLDEDDVFRRCLEANRVPEDQHAELFAAYREAVLSLLERGGQPEQGGRHEN, encoded by the coding sequence ATGCCGGAAATGAGAATCCTCCACACGTCGGACTGGCATCTCGGCCGCACCCTCTACGGCCGAAAACGGTACGAGGAATACGAAGCCTTTCTGGAGTGGCTGGCCCAGGCTATCCGGGACAACGGGATCGACGTCCTGGTGGTGGCGGGCGACGTTTTCGACACCACGGCGCCGGGGAACCGCGCACAGGAGCTGTATTACCGCTTCCTCCGCCGGGCGGGCTCCCTGGGCTGCCGCCATGTGGTGGTGGTCTCCGGAAACCATGATTCCCCCTCCTTCCTCGACGCTCCGAAGGAACTTCTGAAGGCCCTCGAGGTTCACGTCACCGGGAGCCCCTCCGGAAATCCGGAGGATGAAGTGCTGGTGCTCCGGGACGGGCAGGGAGTCCCCGAGCTGATCGTCTGCGCCGTGCCCCATCTCCGGGACCGTGACATCCGTACGGCCGAGGCGGGCGAGAGCATCGGGGACAAGGAGCGCAAGCTCCTGGAAGGCATCCGGGAGCATTACGCAGCCGTCGCCGCCTGCGCGGAGGAGAAACGCAGGGAGCTCGGGAGCGCCATCCCCATCCTCGCAACGGGCCATCTGTTCGCCGCAGGAGGCCGGACTGTGGAAGGCGACGGTGTCCGTGAGCTTTATGTAGGCTCCCTGGCCCACGTGGACGCCGCAGTTTTCCCGTCCTGTTTCGACTACGTGGCCTTGGGCCACCTCCACGTTCCCCAGAAGGTGAACGGCTCCGAAACAGTGCGCTACAGCGGATCGCCCCTGCCCATGGGCTTCGGCGAGGCGAAGCAGCAAAAGAGTGTCTGCGTGGCGGACTTCCGGGGAAAGGATGCTTCCGTTCGCCTTCTCACCGTGCCGGTGTTCCAGCAGCTCGAGCAGATCCGGGGCGATTGGGACCTTATATCCGGGCGGATCTTCGAGCTGGCCTACCAGGGGTCCCAGGCATGGCTCGAAGTGGTCTACGACGGGGACGAAATCCTGGGCGACCTCCGGGAGCGGCTGGAAGAGGCGGTAGGGAACACCTCTATGGAGGTGCTCCGGGTGAGGAACACCCGGGCCGTCGAGCGGGCGCTGGCGCAGACCATGGAAGAAGAGACCCTGGACGACCTGGACGAGGACGACGTCTTCCGCCGGTGTCTCGAGGCGAACCGGGTCCCCGAAGACCAGCATGCGGAGCTGTTCGCGGCCTACCGGGAAGCGGTCCTCTCCCTCTTGGAGCGCGGGGGTCAGCCGGAACAGGGGGGCCGCCATGAGAATTGA
- a CDS encoding AAA family ATPase, protein MRIEKIRFLNLNSLVGEWEIDLTHPAFASDGIFAITGPTGSGKTTILDAVCLALYGRTPRLNRVTKSGNEIMSRQTGECFAEVTFRTGAGCFRCHWSQRRARKKPDGELQAPKHEIADGETGTLFESKIRGVAGQIEEATGMDFDRFTRSMLLAQGGFAAFLQAAPDERAPILEQITGTEIYSLISMEVHERRRDEREKLNLLQAETAGITVLQPEEEEALRRDLAEKAREEEAAAGRLEITAQAMNWLTALEGLEQEISGLAEEETELQGEWAAFEPDLEKLRRAMRAAELEGAHATLEALRKQQADDSEALKAEEENLPELESRAREGAQALLEAELGTIRAKEELNRAAPLIAKVRSLDQRLADRRNALSDMDEECRQDGGNLDKARESRDEKLGLLAGEAERLEIAERWLEEHRRDEWLAGGLAGVEEQVNALVSRQKDMADGEAALEAVKESLRQAEAVLKECWERTGARRRILEAASEELRREKESLEYLLDGRLLREYRAEKEALLREMAFLARIAELEDYRAKLEDGKECPLCGSLEHPFAEGNVPLPDETEGKIAALEKLIAEAEERETAVRGLEKSEAAARQQMADGEKDEGAALSAKTAAEKALALSAEGLEKLRADCLRLTNLLKDRLQPLGIDSIPEGDLPSLAVSLRERMNAWQQKVREKADMEKKIGLLESDLKWLDGTLETLTRALDEKKRRLETLQKEYDRLLEERKELYGEKDPDGEEHLLKEALETAGEDERKGRELRDGLKERADRAKSRMESLQKGILRREPEVRKAEAAFFAGLSAAGFEGEEDFLEARLEPEQREALAAGKKDLEDRRTALAARRADRERKLAEERSRKVTDETPEALENRFRECEDFLKALREAVSGLRHRLNENAASRERVKEKKAALEAQGRECRRWDGLHELIGSADGKKYRNFAQGLTFDMMIGQANRQLQKMSDRYLLVRDREQPLELNVVDGYQAGEIRSTKNLSGGESFIVSLALALGLSSMASRNVRVDSLFLDEGFGTLDEEALDTALETLAGLQQDGKLIGVISHVPALKERISARIEVVPRTGGRSRITGPGCSRNSEAG, encoded by the coding sequence ATGAGAATTGAAAAGATCAGGTTTCTGAACCTCAACTCCCTGGTGGGGGAATGGGAGATCGACCTGACCCACCCCGCCTTCGCGTCCGACGGCATCTTCGCCATCACGGGGCCCACCGGCTCCGGAAAGACCACCATCCTGGACGCCGTCTGTTTGGCCCTCTACGGCCGGACCCCCCGGCTGAACCGGGTGACGAAAAGCGGCAACGAGATCATGTCCCGCCAGACGGGGGAGTGCTTTGCCGAGGTGACCTTCAGGACGGGGGCGGGGTGCTTCCGGTGCCACTGGAGCCAGCGCCGGGCGCGGAAAAAGCCGGACGGCGAACTCCAGGCCCCGAAGCACGAAATCGCCGACGGCGAGACGGGCACCCTCTTCGAGTCCAAAATCCGGGGGGTGGCAGGGCAGATCGAGGAAGCCACAGGAATGGATTTCGACCGGTTCACCCGGTCCATGCTCCTGGCCCAGGGAGGCTTCGCCGCCTTCCTGCAGGCGGCCCCGGACGAACGGGCCCCCATCTTGGAGCAGATTACGGGTACGGAAATTTACAGCCTCATCTCCATGGAAGTCCACGAACGCCGCCGGGACGAGCGGGAGAAGCTGAATCTGCTCCAGGCGGAGACTGCTGGGATCACGGTCCTGCAGCCGGAGGAGGAGGAAGCCCTCCGGCGGGACCTGGCGGAGAAGGCGCGGGAGGAAGAGGCGGCCGCCGGGAGGCTGGAGATAACGGCACAGGCCATGAACTGGCTTACGGCCCTGGAGGGGCTGGAACAGGAGATCTCCGGCCTGGCGGAGGAAGAGACTGAGCTGCAGGGTGAATGGGCCGCCTTTGAACCGGACCTGGAAAAGCTCCGCCGGGCCATGAGGGCGGCGGAGCTCGAGGGCGCCCATGCCACCCTCGAGGCTCTGCGGAAGCAGCAGGCCGACGATTCGGAAGCCCTGAAAGCGGAGGAGGAGAACCTCCCCGAACTGGAATCCCGGGCCCGGGAGGGGGCCCAGGCCCTGCTCGAAGCGGAGCTGGGGACCATCCGGGCGAAGGAAGAGCTGAACCGTGCCGCCCCGCTGATAGCGAAGGTCCGGTCCCTTGACCAGCGGCTTGCGGACCGCCGGAACGCCCTTTCGGACATGGATGAGGAATGCCGGCAGGACGGCGGGAACCTGGACAAAGCCCGGGAAAGCCGGGATGAAAAACTGGGGCTTCTCGCCGGTGAGGCGGAACGGCTGGAAATAGCCGAACGCTGGCTGGAGGAGCACCGGCGGGATGAATGGCTGGCGGGCGGTCTGGCGGGAGTGGAGGAACAGGTGAACGCCCTGGTTTCCCGCCAAAAGGATATGGCCGATGGGGAGGCCGCCCTGGAGGCGGTAAAGGAATCCCTCCGGCAGGCGGAAGCCGTGCTTAAGGAATGTTGGGAGCGTACCGGCGCCCGCAGGAGGATCCTGGAGGCCGCATCGGAGGAACTGCGCCGGGAGAAGGAATCGCTGGAGTACCTGCTGGACGGCCGCCTGCTCCGGGAATACCGGGCGGAAAAGGAAGCCCTGCTCCGGGAGATGGCCTTCCTCGCCAGGATCGCCGAGCTGGAGGACTACCGGGCAAAACTCGAGGACGGCAAGGAGTGCCCTCTCTGCGGCTCCCTGGAGCACCCCTTTGCGGAGGGGAACGTTCCTTTGCCCGACGAGACGGAGGGGAAGATCGCCGCCCTTGAAAAGCTTATCGCGGAGGCGGAGGAGCGGGAAACGGCGGTGCGGGGGCTCGAGAAGTCCGAGGCGGCAGCCCGTCAGCAGATGGCGGACGGAGAAAAGGACGAAGGGGCGGCCCTTTCAGCCAAAACGGCGGCGGAAAAGGCATTGGCTCTCTCCGCTGAAGGACTGGAAAAATTGCGGGCGGACTGCCTGCGTCTTACAAACCTCCTCAAAGACAGGCTGCAGCCCCTTGGCATCGACAGCATTCCGGAGGGGGATCTGCCCTCTCTGGCGGTCTCCCTGCGGGAACGGATGAATGCGTGGCAGCAGAAGGTCCGGGAGAAGGCGGACATGGAAAAGAAGATCGGCCTTCTGGAAAGTGACCTGAAATGGCTCGACGGCACCCTGGAAACCCTGACCCGCGCCCTTGACGAGAAAAAGAGACGGCTGGAAACTCTCCAAAAAGAGTATGACCGCCTCCTTGAGGAGCGGAAGGAACTCTACGGCGAAAAGGATCCCGACGGGGAAGAGCATCTGCTGAAGGAGGCCCTGGAAACCGCCGGGGAGGACGAAAGGAAGGGCAGGGAGCTCCGCGACGGATTGAAAGAACGGGCTGACAGGGCGAAATCCCGGATGGAATCCCTGCAAAAGGGCATCCTTCGGAGGGAGCCGGAAGTGCGGAAGGCGGAGGCCGCTTTTTTCGCCGGTCTTTCCGCGGCAGGTTTTGAAGGTGAAGAAGACTTTCTGGAAGCCCGGCTTGAACCGGAGCAGCGGGAGGCCCTGGCTGCGGGGAAGAAGGATCTGGAAGACCGCCGGACGGCCCTGGCGGCCAGGCGGGCGGACCGGGAAAGGAAACTGGCGGAGGAACGATCCCGGAAGGTGACGGACGAAACCCCCGAGGCACTGGAAAACCGTTTCCGGGAATGCGAGGATTTCCTGAAGGCCTTGCGGGAGGCGGTTTCAGGCCTCAGGCACAGGCTGAACGAGAACGCCGCATCCCGAGAGCGGGTGAAGGAAAAGAAGGCGGCCCTGGAGGCCCAGGGCAGGGAGTGCCGCCGGTGGGACGGCCTCCATGAGCTGATCGGTTCCGCTGACGGAAAGAAATACCGTAATTTCGCCCAGGGACTGACCTTCGACATGATGATCGGCCAGGCCAACCGGCAGCTTCAGAAGATGAGCGACCGGTACCTGCTGGTCCGGGACAGGGAGCAGCCCCTGGAGCTGAACGTGGTGGACGGCTACCAGGCCGGTGAAATACGGTCAACCAAGAACCTCTCAGGAGGAGAGAGCTTCATCGTCAGCCTCGCGCTGGCCCTGGGGCTCTCCTCTATGGCGAGCAGGAACGTCCGGGTGGATTCCCTCTTTTTGGACGAAGGCTTCGGCACCCTGGACGAGGAAGCCCTCGACACCGCCCTTGAAACCCTCGCGGGCCTGCAGCAGGACGGCAAGCTGATCGGGGTGATATCCCACGTGCCCGCCCTCAAGGAGCGGATCAGCGCCCGGATCGAGGTCGTCCCCCGGACCGGGGGCAGAAGCCGGATCACCGGCCCGGGGTGCAGTAGAAATTCCGAGGCGGGGTAG